A genomic window from Micromonospora violae includes:
- a CDS encoding DoxX family protein has protein sequence MNLALWIAAGLLAAVALTGGITKAFVPKEKLAAITGGGWTDAASVGFVKTLGVLELLASAGLILPAVLDIAPVLVPVTAICWVLLMVGAMITHLRHDEAKFIGVNLVYLAVAAFVAWGRLGPESFLG, from the coding sequence ATGAACCTGGCACTGTGGATCGCGGCCGGACTGCTGGCCGCGGTCGCTCTGACCGGCGGCATCACCAAGGCATTCGTACCCAAGGAGAAGCTGGCCGCAATCACCGGCGGAGGGTGGACCGACGCTGCCAGCGTCGGCTTCGTCAAGACTCTCGGGGTCCTTGAGCTCCTGGCCTCGGCCGGCCTCATCCTGCCCGCCGTGCTGGACATCGCACCGGTGCTGGTGCCGGTGACCGCCATCTGCTGGGTCCTGCTGATGGTCGGCGCGATGATCACTCACCTGCGCCACGACGAGGCGAAGTTCATCGGGGTGAATCTGGTCTACCTCGCGGTGGCCGCCTTCGTGGCCTGGGGTCGACTCGGACCCGAGTCCTTCCTCGGCTGA
- a CDS encoding RNA polymerase sigma-70 factor: protein MGAGGATVGADDRGGHAVQAFVTHRNLLFTVAYELLGSAADAEDVLQETWLRWADADLAAVRDQRAYLVRITTRLSLNRLRAVNRRRESYVGSWLPEPLLTAPDVADDVELAESVSMAMLLVLETLAPTERAVFVLREVFDLSYDEIAQAVDKSPATVRQIAHRARAHVAARRPRGVVSPDESRRVLTAFQVALETGNVQGLLDVLAPDAVLLGDGGGVKQAVLRPIIGADKVARLLCSTHVRVETMALHPAEVNGHPALILRLDGALDTVVALRIDDGLISGVYAVRNPEKLSHVRRETILRR from the coding sequence ATGGGCGCGGGAGGCGCAACCGTGGGTGCCGACGATCGTGGGGGCCACGCCGTCCAGGCCTTCGTCACGCACCGGAACCTGCTCTTCACCGTCGCCTACGAGCTGCTCGGCTCGGCCGCCGACGCGGAGGACGTACTCCAGGAAACCTGGCTGCGGTGGGCGGACGCGGATCTCGCGGCGGTGCGCGACCAGCGCGCCTACCTGGTGCGGATCACCACCCGACTGTCGCTCAACCGGCTGCGGGCGGTGAACCGGCGCAGAGAGTCGTACGTCGGCTCCTGGTTACCGGAACCGCTGCTGACCGCACCCGACGTCGCCGATGACGTCGAACTCGCCGAGAGCGTCTCGATGGCGATGCTGCTGGTGCTGGAGACGCTCGCGCCGACCGAGCGGGCGGTGTTCGTCCTGCGCGAGGTGTTCGACCTCAGCTACGACGAGATCGCCCAGGCCGTCGACAAGAGTCCGGCCACCGTCCGTCAGATCGCCCACCGGGCGCGGGCGCACGTCGCCGCGCGCCGGCCTCGTGGCGTGGTGTCGCCGGACGAGAGCCGACGGGTGCTCACGGCGTTCCAGGTGGCCCTGGAGACCGGCAACGTGCAGGGCCTGCTCGACGTGCTCGCGCCGGATGCCGTGCTCCTCGGCGATGGTGGCGGGGTCAAGCAGGCGGTGTTGCGGCCCATCATCGGTGCCGACAAGGTGGCTCGCCTGCTGTGCAGCACCCACGTCCGGGTCGAGACCATGGCGCTGCACCCCGCCGAGGTCAACGGTCACCCGGCGCTGATTCTGCGACTCGACGGTGCACTCGACACCGTCGTCGCGCTGCGTATCGACGACGGTCTCATCAGCGGGGTCTACGCCGTGCGCAACCCGGAGAAGTTGTCGCACGTGCGGCGCGAAACCATCCTGCGCCGCTGA
- a CDS encoding HAD family hydrolase, translating to MTVGVAARRQAQVLIFDADDTLWENNVVFERVIDDFLGWLDHPTLDRAELRAVLDDIERANAVAHGYGSKVFLRSLAQCLERLRERPATDSERQEIDRLAVALVEHQVELMPGVADALDELAGRHELLLLTKGDQEEQQRKLDACGLLHHFGAAHIVVEKNVDTYRWLMREHGFAPSGAWMIGNSPKSDILPARAAGLNAVFIPNANTWVLEDDELDPTDDGVLRLAAFRDLLRHF from the coding sequence ATGACGGTCGGCGTGGCGGCTCGACGGCAGGCGCAGGTGTTGATCTTCGATGCGGACGACACCTTGTGGGAGAACAACGTCGTCTTCGAGCGGGTGATCGACGACTTCCTGGGTTGGCTGGACCACCCCACTTTGGACCGGGCCGAGTTGCGGGCCGTCCTCGACGACATCGAGCGGGCCAACGCGGTGGCTCACGGGTACGGCAGCAAGGTCTTCCTGCGCAGCCTGGCGCAGTGCCTGGAGCGGCTGCGCGAGCGGCCGGCCACCGACTCGGAACGCCAGGAGATCGACCGGCTGGCGGTGGCCCTGGTGGAGCACCAGGTGGAGCTGATGCCCGGGGTCGCCGACGCGCTCGACGAGCTGGCCGGCCGGCACGAGCTGTTGTTGCTCACCAAGGGCGACCAGGAGGAGCAGCAGCGCAAACTGGACGCCTGCGGCCTGTTGCACCATTTCGGGGCCGCGCACATCGTCGTCGAGAAGAACGTCGACACGTACCGGTGGCTCATGCGGGAGCACGGCTTCGCGCCGTCCGGCGCGTGGATGATCGGCAACTCTCCGAAGTCCGACATCCTGCCGGCGCGGGCGGCCGGGTTGAACGCGGTGTTCATCCCGAACGCGAACACGTGGGTGCTGGAGGACGACGAACTGGACCCGACCGACGACGGGGTGCTGCGCCTCGCCGCGTTCCGTGACCTGCTGCGGCACTTCTGA
- a CDS encoding MGH1-like glycoside hydrolase domain-containing protein — MAAVVKYRGDVKDVHVITDGSSSDASPPDAERLRLAQADSGEQDWRAWGPYLSERAWGTVREDYSEHGTAWDYFPHDHARSRAYRWNEDGMAGVCDDRQTFAFALALWNGKDPILKERMFGLGGDGGNHGEDAKEYWWYEDSTPTHSWMRWRYHYPQAAFPYDELVAVNALRGRDDTEYELVDTGIFDDDRYWAVTVDYAKASPTDLCMVVTVANRGDEAATLHVLPTLWFRNTWAWGLPGGDRIPRLTGQGTRLVGEHRVLGQLLLEGDGGPVPLLCDNDTNAERLWGLPGRSKYPKDGINDHVVDGAATVNPAREGTKGALHYVLDVPAGGQRQIRLRLTRTASPPAAPPPPPADLSDGFEAVVWARRAEANRFFAGVIPPAATADEALVARQAIAGLMWGKQFYHFDVKRWLEGDPGSTPPPAGRRHGRNSAWWHMTSFDVISMPDPWEYPWYAAWDLAFHCVSIARVDPSFAKDQLLLLLREWYLHPNGQIPAYEWAFGDVNPPVHAWAALKVFEIDGGRDYEFLARVMHKLLLNFTWWVNRKDTGGNNVFEGGFLGLDNVGPFDRSAALPVAGVLEQSDGTGWMGMYALNLLDMAIVLAEHDRTWVDTATKFFEHFAYIAAAAYEQGLWDDEDAFFYDVLRLADGTKVPLKVRSVVGLLPLAATTRLTARTLHHLPELGARLRWFLTNRPEYAQVIGTRRLGPDGRQQRLLSMVGPEQVVRLLARMLDPDEFLSDFGLRTLSRAHLDKPFSVTLGGQEFSVGYEPAESTSGLFGGNSNWRGPIWMPTNFLLISALRDYAAFFGDDLQVEYPTRSGVKRTLDEIADDLSARLIALFTQDDWGRRPIYGAAQMFQTHPDWRDLIAFPEYFHGDNGAGLGAWHQTGWTALVADLILTLRR, encoded by the coding sequence ATGGCCGCTGTGGTCAAGTACCGCGGCGACGTCAAAGATGTGCACGTGATCACTGACGGATCGTCCTCCGACGCCTCGCCACCCGACGCTGAGCGGCTCCGGCTCGCCCAGGCCGACTCGGGGGAGCAGGACTGGCGCGCATGGGGTCCCTATCTGTCCGAACGGGCGTGGGGGACGGTGCGGGAGGACTACAGCGAGCACGGTACGGCCTGGGACTACTTTCCGCACGACCATGCGCGGTCCAGAGCCTACCGGTGGAACGAGGACGGGATGGCCGGCGTCTGCGACGACCGGCAGACCTTCGCCTTCGCCCTCGCCCTCTGGAACGGCAAGGACCCGATCCTCAAGGAGCGGATGTTCGGCCTCGGCGGCGACGGCGGCAACCACGGCGAGGACGCCAAGGAGTACTGGTGGTACGAGGACTCCACGCCCACCCACTCCTGGATGCGCTGGCGCTACCACTACCCGCAGGCCGCCTTCCCGTACGACGAACTCGTCGCGGTGAACGCGTTGCGCGGCCGTGACGACACCGAGTACGAGCTGGTGGACACCGGGATCTTCGACGACGACCGGTACTGGGCGGTGACCGTCGACTACGCCAAGGCGTCCCCGACCGACCTGTGCATGGTGGTGACCGTCGCCAACCGGGGCGATGAGGCGGCGACCCTGCACGTGCTGCCCACCCTGTGGTTCCGCAACACCTGGGCCTGGGGCCTGCCGGGCGGCGACCGGATTCCCCGGCTGACCGGCCAGGGCACCCGGCTCGTCGGCGAGCACCGGGTGTTGGGCCAACTGCTGCTGGAGGGTGACGGCGGCCCGGTGCCGCTGCTCTGCGACAACGACACCAACGCCGAGCGGCTCTGGGGCCTGCCCGGCCGCTCGAAATATCCCAAGGACGGCATCAACGACCACGTCGTCGACGGCGCGGCCACGGTCAACCCGGCCCGGGAGGGCACCAAGGGCGCACTGCACTACGTGCTCGACGTGCCGGCCGGCGGGCAGCGCCAGATCCGGCTGCGGCTCACCCGGACCGCGTCGCCGCCGGCCGCCCCGCCGCCGCCCCCGGCCGACCTCAGCGACGGCTTCGAGGCGGTGGTGTGGGCGCGACGGGCCGAGGCGAACCGGTTCTTCGCCGGGGTGATCCCGCCGGCCGCCACCGCCGACGAGGCGCTGGTCGCCCGGCAGGCCATCGCCGGGCTGATGTGGGGCAAGCAGTTCTACCACTTCGACGTCAAGCGGTGGCTGGAAGGCGACCCGGGGTCGACGCCACCGCCGGCCGGGCGTCGGCACGGGCGCAACAGCGCCTGGTGGCACATGACCAGCTTCGACGTCATCTCCATGCCCGACCCGTGGGAATACCCGTGGTACGCGGCCTGGGACCTGGCCTTCCACTGCGTGAGCATCGCCCGGGTCGACCCGAGTTTCGCCAAGGACCAACTCCTGCTGCTCCTGCGCGAGTGGTACCTGCACCCCAACGGCCAGATCCCCGCGTACGAGTGGGCGTTCGGTGATGTGAACCCGCCGGTGCACGCCTGGGCGGCGCTGAAGGTGTTCGAGATCGACGGCGGCCGGGACTACGAGTTCCTGGCCCGGGTGATGCACAAGCTGCTGCTCAACTTCACCTGGTGGGTCAACCGCAAGGACACCGGCGGCAACAACGTCTTCGAGGGCGGCTTCCTCGGGCTGGACAACGTCGGGCCGTTCGACCGGTCGGCGGCGCTGCCGGTCGCCGGGGTGCTGGAGCAGTCCGACGGCACCGGCTGGATGGGCATGTACGCGCTCAACCTGCTGGACATGGCGATCGTGCTCGCCGAGCACGACCGGACCTGGGTGGACACCGCCACCAAGTTCTTCGAACACTTCGCCTACATCGCCGCCGCCGCGTACGAGCAGGGGCTGTGGGACGACGAGGACGCCTTCTTCTACGACGTGCTGCGCCTCGCCGACGGCACGAAGGTGCCGCTGAAGGTCCGCTCGGTCGTCGGGTTGCTGCCGTTGGCCGCCACCACCCGGCTCACGGCCCGGACCCTGCACCACCTACCGGAGCTGGGCGCCCGGCTGCGCTGGTTCCTCACCAACCGTCCGGAGTACGCCCAGGTGATCGGCACCCGCCGGCTGGGCCCGGACGGCCGGCAGCAGCGGCTGCTGTCCATGGTCGGCCCGGAGCAGGTGGTCCGCCTGCTGGCCCGGATGCTCGACCCCGACGAGTTCCTCTCCGACTTCGGCCTCCGTACGCTGTCGCGCGCACACCTGGACAAGCCGTTCTCGGTCACGCTCGGCGGGCAGGAGTTCTCCGTCGGCTACGAGCCGGCCGAGTCGACCAGCGGACTGTTCGGGGGCAACTCGAACTGGCGCGGGCCGATCTGGATGCCGACGAACTTCCTGCTGATCAGCGCGCTGCGGGACTACGCGGCGTTCTTCGGTGACGACCTCCAGGTGGAGTACCCGACCCGCTCCGGGGTGAAGCGCACCCTCGACGAGATCGCCGACGACCTCTCCGCCCGGCTCATCGCACTCTTCACCCAGGACGACTGGGGTCGACGGCCGATCTACGGTGCCGCGCAGATGTTCCAGACCCACCCGGACTGGCGCGACCTGATCGCCTTCCCCGAGTATTTCCACGGCGACAACGGCGCCGGCCTGGGCGCCTGGCACCAGACCGGCTGGACGGCCCTGGTCGCCGACCTGATCCTCACCCTGCGTCGCTGA
- a CDS encoding amylo-alpha-1,6-glucosidase, which yields MIDIRFGPQICGDLASAASREWLVPDGLGGYAMGTVAGLRTRRYHGLLVVPGETPASRQVGLVSLDPAVTLPSGARVRLGAHEWASGDVDPRGFELLERFDLVDGLPRWRWRIGAVVIEREVAMLPGRSCVAVVHRLIAGGPVRLELSAACTWRDAHGERRADGPTPQVEAVADGAVVEGAYRLAGPGWTPEGQWWLGVHHREEANRGLHPDEDLWYAGRFSGELQRPGDTVSVRAWAAPLDEEPPPAEEIVATARRRNRQVVATAKPADDVAGTLALAADAFVVRTTAAAVDVVAGYPWFGAWSRDTMISYEGLFLCTGRADEGRELLRAYAATLSEGMLANTADTGRVEYNTVDGTLWFLHAVSRHVTVTGDTDLGDELLPALRTVIDAHVAGTRYGIRVDPADGLLTQGAAGTALTWMDARVYGVPVTPRTGKPVEVNALWINGLAGLAELTELAGQDAHELWRRHGQATASFRERFPAPSGWLHDVLDAPAPAYPLGGAALHDDDALRPNQLLAWSLPYAPLEPDEATLRRVADGLLTPLGPRSLAPDAAEFVGRHRGGPADRDGGYHQGTVWPWLLGPYVDAARRGKMSVDDAFVGIEAHLMEYGIGSVSETADGLAPHTATGCPFQAWSVAELLRVRRKSQ from the coding sequence TTGATCGACATTCGCTTCGGTCCGCAGATCTGCGGCGATCTGGCGAGCGCGGCCAGCCGGGAGTGGCTGGTCCCCGACGGCCTGGGCGGATACGCGATGGGCACGGTCGCCGGGCTGCGGACGCGCCGCTACCACGGTCTGCTGGTGGTCCCCGGCGAAACGCCGGCGTCCCGCCAGGTGGGACTGGTCAGCCTCGATCCGGCGGTCACCCTGCCGTCCGGCGCGCGGGTACGCCTCGGCGCGCACGAGTGGGCCTCCGGCGACGTGGACCCGCGTGGCTTCGAGTTGTTGGAGCGCTTCGACCTGGTCGACGGGCTGCCCCGGTGGCGGTGGCGGATCGGCGCGGTGGTGATCGAGCGGGAGGTGGCCATGCTGCCCGGCCGCTCCTGCGTCGCCGTGGTGCACCGGCTGATCGCCGGTGGGCCGGTCCGGCTGGAGTTGTCGGCCGCCTGCACCTGGCGCGACGCGCACGGCGAACGGCGGGCCGACGGCCCGACCCCGCAGGTCGAGGCGGTGGCCGACGGTGCGGTGGTCGAGGGCGCGTACCGGCTGGCCGGCCCGGGGTGGACACCCGAGGGGCAGTGGTGGCTGGGCGTGCACCACCGCGAGGAGGCCAACCGGGGCCTGCACCCGGACGAGGACCTCTGGTACGCGGGCCGCTTCTCCGGTGAGCTGCAACGCCCCGGCGACACGGTGTCGGTGCGGGCCTGGGCCGCGCCGCTCGACGAGGAGCCGCCGCCGGCCGAGGAGATCGTGGCGACGGCCCGGCGGCGCAACCGGCAGGTGGTGGCGACCGCGAAGCCGGCCGACGACGTGGCGGGCACCCTGGCGCTGGCCGCCGACGCGTTCGTGGTGCGCACCACCGCGGCGGCGGTGGACGTGGTCGCCGGCTACCCGTGGTTCGGGGCCTGGTCGCGGGACACGATGATCTCCTACGAGGGGTTGTTCCTCTGCACCGGACGCGCCGACGAGGGGCGCGAGCTGCTGCGGGCGTACGCGGCGACGCTGTCGGAGGGGATGCTCGCCAACACGGCCGACACCGGTCGGGTGGAGTACAACACCGTGGACGGCACGCTGTGGTTCCTGCACGCGGTGAGCCGGCACGTCACCGTCACCGGCGACACCGACCTCGGCGACGAGCTGCTGCCCGCCCTGCGCACGGTGATCGACGCCCACGTGGCCGGCACCCGGTACGGGATCCGCGTCGACCCCGCCGACGGTCTGCTCACCCAGGGTGCCGCCGGCACCGCGCTGACCTGGATGGACGCCCGGGTGTACGGGGTTCCGGTCACCCCGCGTACCGGCAAGCCGGTCGAGGTCAACGCGTTGTGGATCAACGGGCTGGCCGGGCTCGCCGAGCTGACCGAGTTGGCCGGGCAGGACGCGCACGAGCTGTGGCGACGGCACGGGCAGGCGACCGCCTCGTTCCGGGAGCGGTTCCCGGCCCCCAGCGGCTGGCTGCACGATGTGCTGGACGCGCCCGCGCCGGCGTACCCGCTCGGTGGCGCGGCCCTGCACGATGACGACGCGTTGCGGCCCAATCAGTTGCTGGCCTGGTCGCTGCCGTACGCGCCGCTGGAGCCGGACGAGGCCACGCTGCGCCGCGTCGCGGACGGGCTGCTCACCCCGCTCGGGCCGCGCAGCCTCGCCCCGGACGCCGCGGAGTTCGTGGGCCGGCACCGGGGTGGCCCGGCCGACCGGGACGGGGGCTACCACCAGGGCACGGTCTGGCCGTGGCTGCTCGGCCCGTACGTGGACGCCGCGCGCCGAGGGAAGATGTCCGTCGATGACGCATTCGTGGGCATTGAGGCCCATTTAATGGAATATGGGATAGGCTCGGTGAGCGAGACGGCCGATGGCCTCGCGCCGCACACCGCTACCGGCTGCCCGTTCCAGGCATGGTCGGTGGCCGAACTGCTGCGGGTGCGGCGAAAGAGCCAGTAG
- a CDS encoding PadR family transcriptional regulator, with the protein MHESTFLILTALAAQPLHGYGILQSVQELSAGDVKLRPGTLYGALDRLVEQRLIEVDREEAVDGRLRRYYRLNNAGAAALQAQAERLHRHAAAADTQLSRRLGDALSFGTVTA; encoded by the coding sequence ATGCATGAATCCACCTTTCTCATCCTCACCGCCCTGGCGGCGCAGCCGTTACACGGCTACGGGATCCTCCAGTCGGTGCAGGAGCTGTCAGCGGGCGACGTGAAGCTGCGGCCCGGCACTCTCTACGGCGCACTCGACCGCCTGGTCGAGCAACGCCTGATCGAGGTTGACCGGGAAGAGGCCGTCGACGGGCGGCTGCGTCGCTACTACCGGCTCAACAACGCGGGAGCAGCGGCCCTGCAAGCCCAGGCCGAGCGACTGCATCGGCATGCCGCGGCGGCCGACACCCAGCTGAGCAGGCGCCTCGGTGATGCCCTGAGTTTCGGGACGGTGACCGCGTGA
- a CDS encoding low temperature requirement protein A codes for MRDERGMRLLRDDATRQRATFLELFLDLVFVFALTRISARLIVDFTEDHRDVYAGIGQALLLFLALWAVWSVTVWSTSWLDPDARIVQTVIIMTLVGAMTMAVAVPHAFGARASLFAITLVTLQIGRVVYFRIAGHGRPDPEQPIRILFWFVLSAPFWVVGGLVNDGTVRGALWTLAVLIDYTGLFRGWPTPRLGARRLGVETIAAEHLAERYQQFLLIALGEAIFVIGLAFSGSQFDPDQTAGFVLALVSTVLLWRIYFHLAGGVLDGALDRSRDAARLATYMAFAHMVMIAGIVLTGVGFELFITEPLGHLPASWLTAILGGPALFLIGRTALEYQVFARVSRSRVGGLLALALLVPVTPHVDPLTAGAAVALVLLGVAGADTRRARRHPPETPSPAF; via the coding sequence ATGAGAGACGAACGCGGCATGCGGCTGTTGCGCGACGACGCCACCCGCCAGCGGGCGACCTTCCTGGAACTCTTCCTCGACCTGGTCTTCGTCTTCGCCCTCACCCGGATCTCCGCGCGGCTGATCGTCGACTTCACCGAAGACCACCGCGACGTCTACGCGGGAATCGGTCAGGCTCTGCTGCTGTTCCTGGCGCTGTGGGCGGTCTGGTCGGTGACGGTCTGGTCGACCAGTTGGCTGGACCCGGACGCCCGGATCGTGCAGACCGTCATCATCATGACGTTGGTCGGTGCCATGACGATGGCCGTCGCCGTGCCCCACGCCTTCGGCGCACGGGCCTCACTCTTCGCCATCACCCTGGTGACGCTCCAGATCGGCCGAGTGGTCTACTTCCGCATCGCCGGGCACGGCCGACCGGACCCGGAACAGCCCATCCGGATCCTGTTCTGGTTCGTCCTGAGCGCACCGTTCTGGGTCGTCGGCGGCCTGGTCAACGACGGCACGGTCCGCGGGGCACTCTGGACCCTCGCCGTGCTGATCGACTACACCGGGCTGTTTCGCGGCTGGCCGACCCCCCGACTCGGCGCGCGACGACTCGGCGTGGAGACGATCGCGGCCGAGCACCTGGCCGAGCGGTACCAACAGTTCCTCCTCATCGCCCTCGGCGAGGCGATCTTCGTCATCGGGCTCGCCTTCAGCGGCAGCCAGTTCGACCCCGACCAGACGGCGGGGTTCGTGCTGGCGCTGGTGTCCACCGTCCTGCTCTGGCGGATCTACTTCCACCTGGCGGGCGGGGTGCTGGACGGGGCCCTCGACCGCTCCCGCGACGCGGCCCGGCTCGCGACCTACATGGCGTTCGCCCACATGGTCATGATCGCGGGGATCGTGCTGACCGGCGTCGGCTTCGAACTGTTCATCACCGAACCGCTCGGGCACCTCCCGGCGTCCTGGCTCACCGCGATCCTCGGCGGCCCGGCGCTCTTCCTCATCGGACGAACGGCGCTCGAATACCAGGTCTTCGCCCGGGTCTCCCGGTCCCGGGTCGGTGGCCTGCTGGCCCTCGCCCTGCTGGTGCCGGTGACGCCGCACGTCGACCCGCTCACCGCGGGCGCCGCCGTCGCCCTGGTGCTGCTCGGCGTGGCTGGCGCGGACACCCGACGCGCCCGTCGGCACCCACCGGAGACACCGTCGCCGGCGTTCTAG
- a CDS encoding TetR/AcrR family transcriptional regulator: MSGPAEKAAEQDRRDLIVTVARELAETEGWAGVTTRRLAERTEIDMGDIYRHFADLEALIAAVAVCAFADLAADLAEAHAENVGSPEGVWPAVAAAYLDFAYTNPEVYDAMLALTPDLALGADGVPAAPRAVFAELRAALTPLAEGRDPDTLAEVGWSLLHGVVMLTRGGRLRPEGQEEREALIAQRLLRWP; encoded by the coding sequence GTGTCCGGACCTGCCGAGAAGGCCGCTGAACAGGACCGACGCGACCTCATCGTCACGGTCGCGCGAGAGTTGGCCGAGACGGAGGGGTGGGCGGGGGTGACCACCCGACGGCTCGCCGAACGCACCGAGATCGACATGGGTGACATCTACCGGCACTTCGCGGATCTGGAGGCGCTGATCGCCGCCGTCGCGGTGTGCGCCTTCGCCGATCTGGCCGCCGATCTCGCCGAGGCGCACGCGGAGAACGTCGGCAGCCCCGAGGGGGTCTGGCCGGCGGTTGCTGCCGCGTACCTCGACTTCGCGTACACGAATCCGGAGGTCTATGACGCGATGCTGGCGCTCACCCCCGACCTGGCCCTCGGCGCGGATGGTGTGCCGGCCGCGCCGCGGGCGGTCTTCGCCGAGCTGCGGGCGGCGCTGACCCCGCTGGCCGAGGGGCGGGACCCGGACACCCTCGCCGAGGTGGGCTGGAGCCTGCTGCACGGCGTGGTGATGCTCACCCGCGGTGGCCGACTGCGACCTGAGGGGCAGGAGGAACGCGAAGCGTTGATCGCGCAACGGTTGCTGAGGTGGCCGTGA
- a CDS encoding VOC family protein — protein sequence MIARFKDLCLDAADPIALGGFWARLLDADMADAGDGDTRVDPRDARSPAESIWVNKVPEPRVGRTRVHLDLRLADSDPAALLAQGAQLVREPDNDGRWVLADPEGNEFCALAPDADSRPGPFQLVVDALDPAAQATWWAGALGGTVEHGPTDTAVLGAAGLPWERWLFDGVREPKTVKNRLHWDVELTDPEPMALIAAGATLLREPLDDAHWWWVLADPEGNEFCAFAPRPTG from the coding sequence GTGATCGCACGCTTCAAGGACCTCTGCCTCGATGCCGCCGACCCGATCGCGCTCGGCGGCTTCTGGGCCCGTTTGCTCGACGCCGACATGGCCGACGCCGGTGACGGCGACACCCGGGTCGACCCCCGCGACGCCCGCTCACCAGCCGAGTCGATCTGGGTGAACAAGGTGCCGGAGCCGCGGGTCGGGCGGACCCGCGTACACCTGGATCTGCGGTTGGCCGACTCGGACCCGGCGGCGCTGCTCGCGCAGGGCGCCCAACTGGTTCGCGAGCCGGACAACGACGGCCGGTGGGTGCTGGCCGACCCGGAGGGCAACGAGTTCTGCGCGCTCGCGCCCGACGCGGACAGCCGCCCGGGCCCGTTCCAACTGGTGGTGGACGCGCTCGACCCGGCCGCCCAGGCGACCTGGTGGGCCGGCGCGCTCGGCGGCACCGTCGAGCACGGACCGACGGACACCGCGGTGCTCGGGGCCGCCGGCCTGCCCTGGGAGCGCTGGCTCTTCGACGGGGTACGCGAGCCCAAGACAGTCAAGAACCGCCTGCACTGGGACGTCGAATTGACCGACCCGGAGCCGATGGCGCTGATCGCGGCCGGCGCGACGCTGCTGCGGGAGCCGCTCGACGACGCGCACTGGTGGTGGGTGCTGGCCGACCCCGAGGGCAACGAGTTCTGCGCCTTCGCCCCACGCCCCACCGGGTGA
- a CDS encoding DUF397 domain-containing protein: MGTLTPQWRKSTRSGGNGGSCVEVADNLPSVVLVRDTKDRDGGTLHVDPTAWKAFVEYAKQH, encoded by the coding sequence ATGGGCACACTGACCCCCCAGTGGCGCAAGTCGACCCGGTCCGGCGGCAACGGCGGCTCCTGCGTCGAGGTCGCCGACAACCTGCCGAGCGTGGTGCTGGTGCGCGACACCAAGGACCGCGACGGCGGCACCCTGCACGTCGACCCGACGGCCTGGAAGGCGTTCGTCGAGTACGCCAAGCAGCACTGA